The Tessaracoccus aquimaris sequence GATCCTGGCCAAGGCCGATCCGGCGTGGTTCGGCGTCTCGCTCGTCGCGGTCGACGGCCGCACCTACGACATGGGCGACACCGAGATCGCGTTCTCGATCCAGTCGATCTCGAAGGCGTTCGTGTTCGCCCTGGTCGCCGAGGCCCTCGGCCACGAGCAGATCCGCGAACGCGTCGGCGTCAACAACACCGGCCTGCCGTTCAACTCGGTGATCGCCATCGAACTCAACGACGGCAGCCCCTTCAACTCGATGGTCAACGCGGGCGCCCTCGCCACCACCGCCCTGATGCCGGGCGAGACCTGCGTCGAGAAGTGGGAGGCGATCCGCACCGGACTCTCCCGGTTCGCGGGCCGTGCGCTCGAACTCGACGGCGACGTCTACCGCTCCGAGGCGCGCTCCAACTTCCGCAACCGCGCGATCGCGCTGCTGCTGCAGAGCTACGGCCGACTCGATCACGACCCCCTCGCGATCGTCGACGTGTACACGCGGCAGTGCTCCCTCTCCGTCACCGCGACCGACCTCGCCGTGATGGGCGCAACGCTCGCCGACGGCGGCGTCAACCCCGTCACCGGCGAACGGGTCGTCTCGGAGGACGTGGCCCGCGACACGCTCGCGCTGCTCGCCTCGACCGGCCTGTACGAGAACTCTGGCGCCTGGCTGTTCGAGATCGGGATGCCCGCCAAGTCCGGCGTCTCGGGCGGCATCGTCGCGATCGCCCCCGGCAAGGGTGCCGTCGGCACCTTCTCGGCACCGCTCGACCCCGCAGGCAACAGCATCCGCGGGCAGCGCGCCTGCGCCTACCTTTCCCGAACCCTCGGACTCAACCTCTTCGCCTCCCAGGCCGAAGGGCATCAAGGAGAAACCAATGACTGAACAGACCCTTACTGAACCTGTCGAGGCGGAACGCACCGCCGTCGACGCAACCCGCCGCTCCTGGGTGCCGATGATCGGCCTCTTCCTCGCCCAGGTGCTGATGTCGTTCAACGTCGCGGCCCTGCCCATCTCGCTCGGCGGCATGGTCAAGGACTTCGGCGTCCCCCGACCGTCGCGGGCTCGACCATCGTGGTCTACGGCCTCGCCGTCGCCGCGCTCGTGATGACGGGCGCCAAGCTCGGCCAGCGGGTCGGCTGGGTGCTGGTCTTCCGCATCGTCGTGGTGATCTTCGCGGCCTCCTCCCTCATGATGATCTTCTCCCCGACCGTTGAGTGGGCAATCGCGGGTCAGGTGCTTGCAGGCGCCGCCGCAGCCATCATCGTCCCGGCCCTCGTCGCCCTGATCGCCGAGAACTACATCGGCACCCAGCAGGCGACCGCCGTCGGCACGCTCGGCTCCGCCCGCGCGTTCTCCGGCCTCAGCGCATTCCTGATCGGCGGAACGCTCGGCACCTTCGTCGGCTGGCGCCCCATCTTCATGATCACGCTCGGCATCGCGGTCGCCGTCTTCGCCCTCAGCTTCAAGCTGCGCTCCGACAAGGGCCAGAAGGACGTCACGATCGACGTCGTCGCATCGGTCCTGATCGGCGCGGCAATCGTCTCCCTCACGCTCGGGTTCAACAACCTCAACGGGTGGGGCATGCTGATGGCCAGCCCCGACGCCCCGTTCTCGCTTGTCGGCGTCTCCCCCGCACCGATGCTCATCGTGCTCGGCATCGTGCTCGGCCAGGCCTTCTTCATGTGGACGCGTCGTCGCACCAAGCGCGGCGAGGTCCCGCTGGTCGACCTGAGCGTGCTGCGCAAGCCCACCGAACGGGCCGCCGTCTACGCCATGTTCACGATCGTCGCGATGGAGGCTGCCGTGAACTTCACGGTGCCGACCTACATCCAGATCGTCCAGGGCCGCACCCCGTTCGACACCTCGCTCGCCATGATGCCGTTCAACCTGACGGTGTTCGTCACCGCGACGCTGATCGTGCGCCTCTACCGTCACTTCACGCCCCGCACCATCGCCCTGATGGCGTTCGGCCTGACCACCGTCTCCTTGGTGTGGCTGTCCATCGTCGTGACGAACAACTGGGAGACCCTTCCGACCATCATCGGCCTGATCGTCTTCGGCATCGGCCAGGGATCGCTCGTCACCCTCGTGTTCAACGTGCTCGTCACCGCCGTTCCGAAGAGGCTGGCCGGCGACGTCGGCTCGATCCGCGGCACGACCCAGAACCTGGCCTCCGCGCTCGGCACCGCCGTGGTGGGCGCCGTGCTCGTGACGGTGCTCAGCTTCGGCGTGACCCAGTCCGTCGAGGCCCACCCGGAGCTTCCGCAGGAACTGGCGGCGCAGGTCGACCTGGACAACATCAACTTCGTCAGCAACCAGGATCTGCGAGACACGCTTGAGGAGACCACCGCCACGCCCGAGCAGATCGAGGCGGCCGTCTCGCTCAACGAGGAGGCCCGCCTCTCCACGCTGCGGATCGGCTTCCTGATCCTGGCCGGCGTCAGCGCGATCGCCGCCATCCCCGCGTCCAGGCTGCCGCGCTACCGTCCCGGTGACATCCCCGCCACCAACTGACGGCCGCAGCGTCGGGTCGGACGGTCCCACCGGACCGGCGACCCGACGCCGGCGCCGTGATCTCCGCCGGAGGGCGGTCGAGGCCCTACCGCCTACGACCGCCACCCGGCGGGGATCTCTGCGTTTCGGGCAGCGGACGCGACCCGACCCGGTTTCGCGGCCCGGCGACCCGACGAGTAGGATCGCCGCTCCGGGACGGCGCCTTGCGCGCGCCTTCCTTGGTCAGGGGAGAGTGAGACGGGTGGCAGGCCCAGGGTTGGACAGGAACTTCAACCGGTTCTGGACGGGTGAGTCGCTTTCGCATTTCGCGGTCCAACTCGGTGCCGTCGCGATCCCCGTCATCTCCGTCGAGATCCTGAACGCGAGCGAGTCGGAACTCGGCTACCTCAACGCCGCCTCGACGGCCGCGTTCCTGATCCTGGGGCTGCCCGCGGGCGCCTGGGTCGACCGGTGGTTCAAGCGCCCCACCATGATCGCCGCGAACCTCGTCCGGGGCGTCGCCGTGGCCGCGGTCCCGATCTTGTACTTCACCGGGCTGCTGCAGTTGTGGCACCTGTACGTGATCGCGGGAGTGATCGGCATCGCCACGGTGTTCTTCGACGTCGCGTACCAGAGCTTCATCCCGATGCTGGTCGGGACGGGTGTGATCTCGCGGGCCAACTCGCGAATGGAGGCGACGGCGCAGTTGGCGCGACTGGCCGGCCCAGCGCTCGGCGGCCTGCTGCTGAAGGTGATCAGCGCCCCACTGCTGCTGCTCGCCGACAGCCTCGGCTACCTGGCGAGTTGGGGGTTCCTGCTCGTCACCCGCGACCACGAGGCCGAGTACCGGGCAGAGCGGCCCGCGGCTCCCCGCCGCAACCTCGTCGCCGAGATCCGAGAAGGGCTGAGCTTCGTGGTGCGACAGCCCGCGATCAGCCGCATCACGCTCGCCTCGTTCCTCAGCAACTTCGCCTCCACCGCCACCTACACGCTGGTGCCCATCGTTGTGCTGCGCCTGCTCGGCTTCACTCCCTTCGAGTTCGGGATGATCATGACGCTCGGCGCGATCGGGGGCCTGCTCGGCGCGGCGATGGCGGGAAGGGTGGCGCGCAGGGTCGGGGTCGCCAACGCGGTGCGCTTCTCCACCCTGTTCGGCGCCCTCGCCGTGTTCGCCTACCCGCTGGCGATGTTGATGGAGGGCAAGGCCGTGCAGTTCGTGGTGCTGATCGTCGGCTCATTCATCGGAAACGCCGCGATCCTGACCTACAACGTGACCCAGGTGTCGCTTCGTCAGCGGCTGTGCCCGCCGCACCTGCTCGGCAGGATGAACGCCTCGGTGCGGTTCATCGTGTGGGGCATCATGCCGATCAGCGCCATCGCCGCCGGGTGGCTCAGCCAGTTGATGGGGGTCGGCAACTTCCTGTGGCTGACCGCCTGCCTCGGCACCCTCGGCGTGGTCCCGCTGCTGCGCCTGCATCGCCACATCCCCGCCTGACGAGCGGCCAGATGAGAGTCTTCTCATCCCTTGGGCAGTGCTGTCCTCATGCTGGTCGCGTTGAGTGGGCGACGAGGAGGAACACGGATGCAGAAGAAGTGGGTCATCGCCGTCGGGCTGCTGGCGCTCATCGGCCTGGTCGCGGGCTGGGTGTTCGCGATGATGGTGCGCACCGAGACCGAGCCTCCGCGGCAGTCGGCCATCGTCGTGACAAAGGCCCCAGAGCCGACCCCGACGGTCGAGTCGCCGACGCCGCCCTCCGGCACTGCGTCGCCTCCGGCCACGCCCGCTCCATCTCCGAGCCCGTCGCCGAGCGCCTCACCGACGGCGCCCGAGACCGTGACCCCTGCCAAGCCCCAGTCGGTCGACGACGACGATGACCTGGATGACGACGACGACCCCGATGACGATGACACGGACGATGACGATCCGGACGATGACGACGACTGAGCGCCGCGTCGCCTGATCATCGGCCACCCCGGACCCCGACTGGCTCGGCGCCGTTCGTCGAGCTTTGTCGAGACGTCCGACACCACCCGGCAACGGGACCCTTCGACAAGCTCAGGGAACGGCCGGCAGGCTCAGGAAGCAACCCGCTCGTCGAGCCTGTCGAGACGTCCGACACCACCCGGCAACCGGACCCTTCGACAA is a genomic window containing:
- the glsA gene encoding glutaminase A, with protein sequence MFTTDVATVRQQAHTGSLPPDPVVRELVAEAHSRYSDHSQGAIADYIPILAKADPAWFGVSLVAVDGRTYDMGDTEIAFSIQSISKAFVFALVAEALGHEQIRERVGVNNTGLPFNSVIAIELNDGSPFNSMVNAGALATTALMPGETCVEKWEAIRTGLSRFAGRALELDGDVYRSEARSNFRNRAIALLLQSYGRLDHDPLAIVDVYTRQCSLSVTATDLAVMGATLADGGVNPVTGERVVSEDVARDTLALLASTGLYENSGAWLFEIGMPAKSGVSGGIVAIAPGKGAVGTFSAPLDPAGNSIRGQRACAYLSRTLGLNLFASQAEGHQGETND
- a CDS encoding MFS transporter; this encodes MVYGLAVAALVMTGAKLGQRVGWVLVFRIVVVIFAASSLMMIFSPTVEWAIAGQVLAGAAAAIIVPALVALIAENYIGTQQATAVGTLGSARAFSGLSAFLIGGTLGTFVGWRPIFMITLGIAVAVFALSFKLRSDKGQKDVTIDVVASVLIGAAIVSLTLGFNNLNGWGMLMASPDAPFSLVGVSPAPMLIVLGIVLGQAFFMWTRRRTKRGEVPLVDLSVLRKPTERAAVYAMFTIVAMEAAVNFTVPTYIQIVQGRTPFDTSLAMMPFNLTVFVTATLIVRLYRHFTPRTIALMAFGLTTVSLVWLSIVVTNNWETLPTIIGLIVFGIGQGSLVTLVFNVLVTAVPKRLAGDVGSIRGTTQNLASALGTAVVGAVLVTVLSFGVTQSVEAHPELPQELAAQVDLDNINFVSNQDLRDTLEETTATPEQIEAAVSLNEEARLSTLRIGFLILAGVSAIAAIPASRLPRYRPGDIPATN
- a CDS encoding MFS transporter, with translation MAGPGLDRNFNRFWTGESLSHFAVQLGAVAIPVISVEILNASESELGYLNAASTAAFLILGLPAGAWVDRWFKRPTMIAANLVRGVAVAAVPILYFTGLLQLWHLYVIAGVIGIATVFFDVAYQSFIPMLVGTGVISRANSRMEATAQLARLAGPALGGLLLKVISAPLLLLADSLGYLASWGFLLVTRDHEAEYRAERPAAPRRNLVAEIREGLSFVVRQPAISRITLASFLSNFASTATYTLVPIVVLRLLGFTPFEFGMIMTLGAIGGLLGAAMAGRVARRVGVANAVRFSTLFGALAVFAYPLAMLMEGKAVQFVVLIVGSFIGNAAILTYNVTQVSLRQRLCPPHLLGRMNASVRFIVWGIMPISAIAAGWLSQLMGVGNFLWLTACLGTLGVVPLLRLHRHIPA